From Acomys russatus chromosome 25, mAcoRus1.1, whole genome shotgun sequence, a single genomic window includes:
- the LOC127207880 gene encoding T-cell immunoglobulin and mucin domain-containing protein 4-like produces MSKGLLLLWLMTELWWLYLTPAASADQVIGSLGKSVTLPCLYSSWSQSRNSMCWGKGACPKSKCNDELLHTDGRRVISRKSEKYTLHGNILLGHVSLTISNTNQGDSGVYCCRIEVPGWFNDVKKTVHLELRRATTTTRPTTTTSLPTTTPYVTTTTPYVPTTTELLPTTVMTTPDLTTTTPSPQTLATTVLTTTEMMCPSTPPDLFSQETTSFSATEIFTEGSAITAGENFPLFPFCWVQSWESPNNVNDNWPDTTEDSKSVLNGIFHARDDEDGIFTL; encoded by the exons CACCAGCTGCCTCAGCGGACCAAGTAATAGGGAGTTTGGGCAAGTCAGTGACTTTGCCTTGTTTGTACTCATCCTGGTCTCAGAGCCGCAACAGCATGTGCTGGGGCAAAGGGGCATGTCCTAAGTCCAAGTGCAACGACGAGCTTCTCCACACGGATGGAAGAAGAGTCATCTCCCGCAAGTCAGAAAAATACACCCTTCACGGGAATATCTTGTTGGGGCATGTGTCCTTGACCATCTCAAACACTAATCAAGGTGACAGTGGGGTGTACTGCTGCCGTATAGAGGTGCCTGGCTGGTTCAATGATGTCAAGAAGACTGTGCACCTGGAGctgaggagag CCACAACAACCACAaggccaacaacaacaacttctcTGCCTACCACCACGCCTTACGTGACCACCACCACGCCTTATGTGCCCACCACCACAGAGCTCCTCCCAACAACAGTCATGACCACACCTGACCTCACAACCACAACACCTTCACCCCAAACACTGGCCACCACTGTCCTCACTACAACAGAAATGATGTGCCCCTCAACTCCACCCGACTTGTTCTCACAGGAAACCACGAGTTTTTCAGCCACTGAAATCTTCACAGAAGGGTCTGCCATCACTGCAGGTGAGAATTTTCCATTATTTCCCTTTTGCTG gGTCCAAAGCTGGGAGTCTCCCAACAATGTCAACGACAACTG GCCAGACACCACTGAAGATAGTAAGAGTGTCCTCAATGGCATATTTCATGCAAGGGACGATGAAGACGGGATCTTTACTCTCTAA